Proteins from a genomic interval of Candidatus Nanosynbacter sp. HMT-352:
- a CDS encoding phosphatase PAP2 family protein: MDLQWIVKLIADGLVVPVVLIGAYALIKLVPNKEKYQVYSQVLMAGLTAYVAAKIIGSIYQPDQMRPFEILGVSAGASFLNNPGFPSDHALFTMAITLAVFFGAKSWRLAVICLVMTILICVGRVIALVHTPLDVIGGLLIACVGIIWYKPMNLLKKHNI, translated from the coding sequence ATGGATTTGCAATGGATTGTGAAGCTAATTGCTGATGGACTAGTGGTGCCGGTTGTGCTAATTGGTGCGTACGCGCTGATAAAATTGGTTCCAAATAAAGAGAAGTATCAAGTTTATAGCCAGGTGCTGATGGCTGGCTTGACTGCTTACGTGGCGGCAAAAATTATCGGGTCAATTTATCAACCAGATCAGATGCGCCCGTTCGAGATTCTGGGTGTATCTGCCGGCGCGTCATTCCTTAATAATCCGGGTTTTCCGTCTGACCATGCGCTATTTACAATGGCGATTACTTTGGCGGTATTTTTCGGAGCAAAGAGTTGGCGGCTGGCTGTTATTTGTCTGGTTATGACGATCTTAATATGTGTAGGTCGGGTTATTGCTCTGGTGCATACGCCGCTTGACGTTATTGGCGGATTATTGATTGCTTGTGTAGGGATTATTTGGTATAAACCGATGAATCTCTTGAAAAAACATAATATTTAA
- a CDS encoding serine aminopeptidase domain-containing protein: MNTSRKNRIVKITIWVVCSIVVTAALLVAAAFFWPAISKQLQSSSSEKLSYNDAIAAANRTVSEDASNADIRPECRSIIKTHGKKTAKAVMMIHGVSACPQQFADLGDTFFNAGYNVYIPRVPSHGLTDNKRHGEITIPAMAQFMNSSTSIISGLGDETGIVGLSGGANMATWITQYNSQTISRALLLSPFYQPSASETPSWKIPLLRNLYGRNILPDSFTGSNLSYRALGKYIIIAKNYKSDLKAPGLKYVGVVTSENDTAIDKNLAVNIPKQMAADSGAKFQYYSIPASFGIGHDIAALNQDEVKKHADKLYPFYLDMYEGKDVKLEAN; the protein is encoded by the coding sequence ATGAATACTTCACGGAAAAATCGCATCGTAAAAATTACTATTTGGGTAGTCTGCTCAATTGTCGTTACAGCCGCCTTACTGGTCGCCGCAGCTTTCTTTTGGCCAGCAATATCCAAGCAATTGCAATCTTCAAGCTCTGAAAAATTGAGTTACAACGACGCCATCGCCGCTGCAAATCGTACTGTTAGTGAAGACGCCTCAAATGCCGACATTAGACCAGAGTGCCGATCAATCATTAAAACCCACGGCAAAAAAACTGCCAAAGCCGTCATGATGATTCACGGCGTAAGCGCATGCCCACAGCAATTTGCAGACTTAGGCGACACCTTTTTCAACGCCGGCTATAACGTCTATATTCCCCGCGTTCCCAGCCACGGTCTGACGGACAATAAACGACACGGAGAAATCACCATTCCAGCAATGGCACAATTTATGAATTCCAGCACCAGCATAATTAGCGGTTTGGGTGATGAAACGGGAATTGTCGGACTTTCTGGCGGCGCAAATATGGCGACCTGGATTACTCAGTACAACAGCCAAACCATATCACGAGCGCTACTTCTATCGCCTTTTTATCAGCCTTCAGCGTCGGAAACTCCCTCCTGGAAAATTCCGCTTTTACGAAATCTTTACGGACGCAATATTCTTCCAGATTCGTTCACGGGTAGCAATTTGTCATATCGTGCTCTTGGGAAATATATAATAATCGCCAAGAACTATAAATCCGACCTAAAAGCTCCAGGGCTAAAATATGTCGGGGTCGTAACAAGCGAAAACGACACCGCAATTGATAAAAATCTCGCAGTCAACATACCCAAGCAAATGGCTGCAGATTCTGGCGCCAAATTCCAATATTATTCAATTCCGGCCTCATTTGGCATCGGTCACGATATTGCAGCTTTAAACCAAGACGAGGTTAAAAAGCACGCCGACAAACTATATCCGTTCTATTTGGATATGTACGAGGGAAAAGACGTAAAATTAGAAGCGAACTAG
- a CDS encoding HIT family protein, whose amino-acid sequence MNHTIFDDIVSGKMKSWKIWEDEKFLAFLTPFPNTPGFTVVIPKQNPGDYVFSLDDNLYSEMMLTVKKVAGILEAVSWTFWNSFKELLHTIIVVAQKLVIKEAVLCADREFVAAREIAKKDRRR is encoded by the coding sequence ATGAATCACACAATTTTTGACGACATCGTATCTGGAAAAATGAAATCTTGGAAGATTTGGGAAGATGAGAAATTCCTAGCATTTTTAACACCGTTTCCGAACACGCCAGGTTTTACCGTGGTGATTCCGAAGCAGAATCCGGGCGATTACGTATTTTCTTTGGACGATAATTTATATTCCGAAATGATGCTGACAGTGAAAAAGGTTGCTGGTATTTTGGAAGCGGTAAGTTGGACTTTTTGGAACAGTTTTAAGGAGCTATTACACACGATAATAGTAGTAGCTCAAAAACTTGTAATAAAAGAGGCAGTTCTGTGTGCCGATAGAGAATTTGTTGCAGCGAGAGAGATCGCTAAAAAAGATAGGAGGAGGTAA
- a CDS encoding KH domain-containing protein, protein MSTIDQQFVEYTVKALVGHPEDVVVDRTIDEKGVLLTLTVNPADLGRVIGKRGSTAQSLRTLLRALGAKNDARYNLKIVNNDGFSGAREENDYNGSASVDNSTDEAVENESSYAENTRKELAELDDLDI, encoded by the coding sequence ATGTCAACAATAGATCAGCAGTTTGTAGAATATACTGTAAAGGCGTTGGTTGGACATCCAGAAGACGTCGTAGTAGACCGAACAATTGACGAAAAAGGCGTTTTACTAACATTGACAGTTAATCCAGCAGATTTGGGTCGAGTTATTGGTAAGCGTGGTAGTACGGCACAGAGCTTGCGCACACTTCTGCGAGCTTTGGGTGCAAAGAATGACGCTCGATATAACTTGAAGATTGTTAACAATGACGGTTTTTCTGGCGCGCGTGAAGAAAATGATTATAACGGTAGTGCTTCTGTGGATAACTCAACAGATGAAGCTGTGGAAAATGAATCATCTTACGCAGAAAACACCAGAAAAGAGCTTGCAGAACTCGACGATCTTGATATATAA
- the cyaB gene encoding class IV adenylate cyclase: MTKKLLEIERKRQLTGNLEELIGRLQNIGFELKSNLREIDTYYSRPDVDFMQTVECLRIRQRDSFAEVTYKPATTTATHTENNVIIKPETNLPIQPKDAATAKQLLANLGMMQLVEVNKYRRSFQSSDFPQATVAIDEIKGAGTFVEVEVLSDDETSALMTISEIEAKLGLDSMKIVTQPYRDICMDY; encoded by the coding sequence ATGACCAAAAAACTACTAGAAATCGAACGCAAGCGCCAGCTAACGGGCAATCTTGAAGAGCTAATCGGACGGTTGCAAAACATCGGTTTTGAGTTAAAGAGTAATCTACGTGAAATTGATACGTATTATTCCCGTCCTGATGTCGATTTTATGCAGACGGTTGAATGTTTGCGGATTCGCCAGCGCGATAGTTTTGCTGAGGTAACATATAAGCCAGCAACGACCACTGCAACGCATACGGAAAATAATGTAATCATTAAGCCCGAAACGAACCTGCCAATTCAGCCCAAAGACGCGGCAACCGCCAAGCAGCTACTGGCAAACCTCGGTATGATGCAACTGGTCGAGGTCAACAAATATCGTCGCTCGTTTCAGTCCTCTGATTTTCCGCAAGCAACGGTAGCCATCGACGAAATCAAAGGCGCCGGAACTTTCGTGGAAGTTGAGGTTTTGTCAGATGATGAGACTAGTGCGCTGATGACGATTAGTGAAATTGAGGCCAAACTCGGTCTGGATTCAATGAAAATTGTGACGCAACCTTATAGGGATATTTGTATGGACTATTAA
- a CDS encoding FAD-dependent oxidoreductase codes for MDTQQFDALIIGFGKAGKTLAVALANAEKKVALVERSPKMYGGTCINIACIPTKVLVNAAEHHQSFDEAMAHKTTVVARLNEKNYHMLADRETVSVIEGEASFVDDRTVKVVAGSDELVVSAPQIFINTGAESIIPDIPGVDKPFVYTSTELLDRMTQPKQLAIIGGGYIGLEFASTYAKLGTKVTVFERGDALLAREDPAIARAATEALQAQGIEIVFSVDVTAIEGESTATIRTVNHDDYAGYDAVLMATGRRPATMSLNLPAAGVATDERGAIVVDETLRTSRSHIWAMGDVTGGPQFTYASLDDFRIVRSQLLGDGLYTRAKQKTLPYAVFMQTPLGRVGMTEAEARATGREIIVKELPAMAIPRLHVDNATTGLLRAVIDANTEQILGASLLCRNSPEVINIIKTVMDNGLPYTVLRDQIFTHPTVSEALNDLFA; via the coding sequence ATGGATACACAACAATTTGACGCACTCATCATTGGTTTTGGCAAAGCTGGCAAAACATTGGCGGTAGCGCTGGCAAATGCGGAAAAAAAGGTAGCGCTAGTGGAGCGGTCGCCAAAGATGTATGGCGGCACCTGTATTAATATTGCTTGTATTCCTACTAAGGTGCTAGTCAATGCAGCCGAACATCATCAAAGTTTTGATGAGGCGATGGCACATAAGACAACAGTGGTAGCGCGGTTGAATGAGAAGAACTATCATATGCTTGCGGATCGTGAAACAGTGAGCGTCATTGAGGGTGAGGCATCGTTCGTAGATGATCGTACTGTGAAGGTTGTGGCGGGTAGCGACGAGCTAGTAGTTAGTGCACCGCAGATTTTTATTAACACCGGTGCGGAATCAATCATCCCAGATATTCCAGGTGTTGATAAGCCGTTTGTGTATACCAGTACTGAATTGCTGGATAGAATGACGCAGCCAAAACAGCTAGCTATCATTGGTGGCGGTTATATTGGGTTAGAATTTGCCTCAACTTATGCCAAACTTGGTACAAAAGTAACAGTATTTGAGAGGGGCGATGCTCTGCTTGCACGTGAAGATCCAGCAATTGCTCGGGCTGCTACTGAAGCATTGCAGGCACAGGGTATTGAGATTGTGTTTAGTGTGGATGTGACAGCGATTGAGGGTGAGTCTACTGCGACGATTCGCACAGTAAATCATGATGATTACGCTGGTTATGATGCGGTTTTGATGGCTACGGGCCGTCGCCCGGCAACGATGAGCTTGAATTTACCAGCTGCTGGTGTAGCGACGGATGAGCGCGGGGCAATTGTGGTTGATGAAACACTTCGTACTAGTCGGTCGCATATTTGGGCAATGGGCGATGTAACGGGCGGGCCACAATTTACCTATGCGTCGCTGGACGATTTTCGGATTGTGAGAAGCCAGTTGCTGGGCGATGGTCTGTATACTCGCGCCAAACAAAAAACTTTGCCGTACGCGGTCTTTATGCAAACGCCGCTAGGTCGGGTGGGTATGACAGAGGCTGAGGCGCGTGCGACGGGGCGCGAAATTATCGTAAAAGAGCTGCCTGCTATGGCGATTCCACGCCTGCATGTTGATAATGCTACAACAGGCTTGCTGCGTGCGGTGATTGATGCAAACACTGAACAAATTTTGGGTGCTAGTTTATTGTGTCGTAACTCACCAGAAGTCATTAATATTATCAAAACTGTAATGGATAATGGCCTGCCATATACTGTGCTGCGTGACCAAATATTCACTCATCCAACGGTGAGTGAGGCATTAAACGATTTATTTGCATAA
- the pheS gene encoding phenylalanine--tRNA ligase subunit alpha has protein sequence MVDLDELRREIVLAVSQSKSPREFLRDRRLRELYEQIKSLPPVERGPFGKRINELKQAIEQAIDVRLEELEKVDLKPIDVTAPMDVNSPKPELLPSEQGTIHPLSTEIERISEIFNRMGFVTEESREIDDQFHMFESLNFPKGHPARDDYDTFMTEETDSNGDRLIAPAHTSTMQNRVLMKYRDNLEKGEAIAAIVPDRVFRNEDLDARHEHTFYQVEGVYVSRRVNVGNLIATLQEFLQEYYGKKLDVRVNPFYFPFTEPSFEFALSCPFCEGKNPECKICSGEGWIELLGCGMIHPNVLRAAQIDPNEYTGFAFGCGIDRLVMMKYGIEDVRHFESGKLDFLEQF, from the coding sequence ATGGTTGACTTAGACGAATTGAGAAGAGAAATAGTTTTGGCGGTTTCGCAATCCAAGTCTCCGCGTGAGTTTTTGCGCGATCGACGACTTAGGGAATTGTACGAGCAAATCAAGTCATTGCCGCCAGTTGAGCGTGGTCCGTTTGGTAAGCGAATTAACGAGTTGAAGCAGGCGATTGAACAGGCTATTGATGTGCGACTGGAAGAGCTGGAAAAAGTTGACTTGAAACCGATTGACGTTACGGCGCCGATGGATGTGAATTCACCAAAGCCCGAACTTTTGCCGAGCGAACAAGGCACGATTCATCCGCTGAGCACTGAAATTGAGCGCATTTCTGAGATTTTTAATCGCATGGGATTTGTCACGGAAGAGTCCAGAGAGATTGACGATCAATTCCATATGTTCGAGAGTCTGAATTTTCCAAAAGGTCATCCAGCGCGTGACGATTACGATACGTTTATGACCGAGGAAACTGATTCTAATGGCGATCGTTTGATTGCGCCGGCGCATACGTCGACTATGCAAAATCGCGTGTTGATGAAATATCGCGACAATTTGGAAAAAGGTGAGGCTATTGCCGCTATCGTTCCTGATCGCGTTTTTCGCAACGAAGATTTGGACGCGCGCCACGAGCATACGTTTTATCAAGTCGAAGGCGTGTACGTTTCACGCCGAGTTAATGTTGGCAATTTGATTGCTACGCTGCAAGAATTTTTGCAGGAATATTATGGCAAGAAACTTGACGTTCGCGTTAATCCATTTTACTTTCCGTTCACCGAGCCGAGCTTCGAGTTTGCGCTAAGTTGTCCGTTTTGTGAAGGAAAAAATCCTGAATGTAAAATTTGCTCTGGTGAAGGTTGGATTGAGCTATTGGGCTGCGGAATGATTCATCCGAATGTTCTTCGCGCGGCACAAATTGACCCGAATGAATATACAGGATTTGCTTTTGGTTGCGGAATCGACCGCTTGGTTATGATGAAATATGGAATCGAAGATGTCCGTCATTTTGAAAGCGGCAAGTTGGACTTTTTGGAACAATTTTAG
- the rnc gene encoding ribonuclease III, whose protein sequence is MNGMNTAPYQDFAREKLGFEFTNLDLLITALTHRSYVNEHRKSVHHHNERLEFLGDAVLELAVTEYLFTHFSEPEGILTAWRAALVRTESIGDAGDKLGYGPLIRMSKGEKNGSERAHLQILANAFEAVIGAIYLERGFDDARDFIHKHIIAKLDGILESGSWRDPKSYLQEISQRVDNQTPVYKVLSEEGPDHDKVFTLGVFVGDNMMGRGIGPSKQVAQQQAARAAIAKYKESGGK, encoded by the coding sequence ATGAACGGAATGAACACTGCGCCATATCAAGATTTTGCGCGCGAAAAATTAGGTTTTGAATTTACGAATTTGGATTTGCTGATTACAGCTTTGACTCACCGTAGCTATGTGAATGAGCATCGAAAATCTGTTCATCATCACAATGAGCGCTTGGAATTTTTAGGTGATGCGGTTTTGGAATTGGCGGTAACGGAATATTTGTTTACGCATTTTTCCGAGCCAGAGGGAATTTTGACTGCTTGGCGGGCAGCTTTGGTGCGAACGGAAAGTATTGGTGATGCTGGCGATAAGTTGGGTTATGGTCCGCTGATTCGTATGTCAAAGGGCGAGAAGAACGGCTCGGAGCGAGCGCATTTACAGATTTTAGCTAATGCATTTGAGGCGGTAATCGGCGCGATTTATTTGGAGCGTGGCTTTGACGATGCTCGCGATTTTATTCACAAGCATATAATTGCTAAGTTGGATGGAATTTTGGAGTCGGGCAGTTGGCGTGATCCGAAGTCATATTTGCAGGAAATTTCTCAACGAGTTGACAATCAAACGCCGGTATATAAAGTCCTGAGTGAAGAAGGCCCAGATCATGATAAGGTCTTTACTCTTGGGGTTTTTGTTGGCGATAATATGATGGGACGAGGCATTGGTCCGTCTAAGCAAGTTGCCCAACAGCAAGCTGCTCGTGCTGCAATTGCTAAATATAAAGAATCTGGCGGGAAATAA
- a CDS encoding ASCH domain-containing protein yields the protein MTTHQLRLATEPFNAIISGNKTIESRLYDAKRQKIQIGDRIIFTNRDNSEQTVTAEVVGLLRYATFRDLFSHNNPAKFGGESVEWLEKQIGEFYSLSDQLENGVIGIKFEIF from the coding sequence ATGACCACACACCAATTAAGATTGGCGACTGAGCCGTTTAACGCTATTATTTCTGGCAATAAGACTATCGAGTCGCGATTATATGACGCCAAACGACAGAAAATCCAAATCGGGGATCGGATTATTTTTACAAATAGAGATAATTCTGAGCAAACTGTTACCGCTGAGGTTGTTGGTTTGCTGAGATACGCGACATTTCGTGACTTATTTTCTCACAATAATCCTGCAAAATTTGGCGGTGAGAGCGTCGAGTGGCTCGAAAAGCAGATTGGTGAATTCTATTCTCTCAGCGACCAGCTGGAAAATGGCGTGATAGGTATTAAATTTGAAATATTTTAA
- a CDS encoding DUF998 domain-containing protein yields MESKMSVILKAASWTFWNNFSNMKLRQIKDFLCKNRLQALCILNGVVLAVGLVVAILLSDDTRWTNWSLSRLGETTSNRLSAFSFNSGVFLSGLIMATIGFFMNRGYLKLGQIRSARISGWILSLFAICMIGVALCPNDTMHAAHFVFSRGIVILMVLLMFLLPSSLSYLTHRERISSFSFPIFAAIIAAQGYAMGKFWFVIVEVLLGIFATMWLALVCRRMELKLSDLKTS; encoded by the coding sequence ATGGAATCGAAGATGTCCGTCATTTTGAAAGCGGCAAGTTGGACTTTTTGGAACAATTTTAGCAATATGAAACTTCGACAGATTAAGGATTTTTTATGCAAGAATCGCCTTCAGGCACTCTGTATTCTTAATGGTGTCGTTTTGGCTGTGGGCTTGGTTGTGGCGATATTGCTTTCTGATGATACTCGGTGGACGAACTGGAGTTTGAGTAGATTGGGCGAAACCACCTCGAATCGTTTGTCTGCATTTTCGTTCAATTCGGGAGTGTTTTTATCTGGTCTGATTATGGCGACGATTGGGTTTTTTATGAATCGTGGTTATCTTAAGCTTGGTCAAATTCGCTCTGCTCGAATATCTGGCTGGATACTTTCACTGTTTGCGATTTGTATGATAGGGGTGGCGCTTTGTCCGAATGATACAATGCACGCGGCGCATTTTGTTTTCTCGCGTGGCATCGTGATATTGATGGTGCTTTTGATGTTTCTTTTGCCATCGAGTTTGAGCTATTTAACTCATCGCGAGCGAATCTCATCTTTCAGTTTTCCGATTTTTGCGGCAATTATAGCGGCGCAAGGTTATGCAATGGGCAAGTTTTGGTTTGTGATAGTAGAAGTTTTATTGGGGATTTTTGCGACGATGTGGCTGGCTCTGGTTTGTCGTCGAATGGAACTTAAATTGTCCGACCTGAAAACTTCATAA
- a CDS encoding MIP/aquaporin family protein, translated as MATKKTSKKAPVKAAEKKTAAAKTETKTTVKYVVTESTAKSKRVELDSKLPNNLINIVIAEVIGTFILTLAALFASDILSSMYVGFALMFIVAIIGNISGAHVNPAVTFGLWTMRKLKTVLVPFYWGAQFLGAMAAIVLVGSLTNGGFALSFDQFTAFSWNIFAMELVGTAVFVFGIAAVLQRKEIKAAGQAFGIGLALMIGLVVSGSISSYIKSTAIAKIQKEQSTAQTEKNGRTYPREIYISGATLNPAVSLAVTEKTDSQLRSNGVLPAEGEKSYSRFSLEVIAATLIGAALGGNLFLLVNYRNKDEE; from the coding sequence ATGGCTACGAAGAAAACTTCAAAGAAAGCCCCAGTTAAAGCCGCAGAAAAGAAAACCGCTGCCGCTAAAACTGAAACCAAAACGACCGTCAAGTACGTCGTTACTGAATCTACCGCTAAAAGCAAGCGTGTCGAACTAGATTCTAAATTACCAAACAACTTAATTAACATCGTCATTGCGGAAGTTATCGGCACGTTCATTTTGACACTTGCCGCATTATTCGCATCAGACATTTTGTCATCGATGTATGTCGGTTTTGCATTGATGTTCATCGTTGCAATCATTGGCAACATTTCTGGCGCACACGTAAACCCAGCTGTCACGTTTGGTCTATGGACAATGCGTAAGCTAAAGACCGTACTTGTTCCATTTTACTGGGGAGCTCAATTCCTCGGTGCAATGGCAGCTATCGTGCTTGTTGGCTCATTAACAAACGGCGGATTTGCCCTAAGCTTCGACCAATTCACTGCGTTCTCTTGGAACATCTTCGCGATGGAATTAGTCGGTACCGCTGTATTTGTATTTGGCATCGCCGCAGTTTTGCAGCGCAAAGAAATCAAAGCAGCTGGTCAAGCTTTTGGAATTGGCTTAGCGTTGATGATTGGTCTTGTCGTATCTGGCTCAATCTCTTCGTACATTAAAAGTACTGCTATTGCAAAAATCCAAAAAGAGCAAAGTACTGCTCAAACTGAGAAAAACGGCCGCACTTACCCACGCGAAATCTACATCTCAGGCGCAACTTTGAACCCAGCAGTTTCTTTGGCTGTTACAGAGAAAACCGACTCTCAACTACGCAGCAATGGAGTATTGCCAGCTGAAGGCGAAAAAAGCTATTCACGTTTTAGCCTGGAAGTAATTGCCGCTACCCTAATCGGTGCAGCATTAGGCGGCAACCTATTTCTACTCGTCAATTACCGAAACAAAGATGAAGAATAG
- a CDS encoding HIT family protein — MNHTFFDDVVTGKMKSWKVWEDEKFLAFLTPFPNTPGFTVVIPKHNPGDYVFSLDDNLYSEMMLAVKKVAGILEKAFDTPRVALIFEGTGVAHVHAKLMPLHGDLAKGIGSPVSHEQAFYEEYPGWLTTADGPKMDDAQLDEIQARILAVQGK, encoded by the coding sequence ATGAATCACACATTTTTCGATGATGTCGTAACAGGTAAAATGAAATCATGGAAGGTTTGGGAGGATGAGAAGTTTTTGGCGTTTTTGACGCCGTTTCCAAATACACCGGGCTTTACCGTGGTGATACCAAAGCATAATCCGGGCGATTACGTATTTTCTTTGGACGATAATTTATATTCCGAAATGATGCTGGCAGTGAAAAAAGTTGCTGGTATTTTGGAAAAAGCATTTGACACTCCACGAGTAGCGCTAATTTTTGAAGGCACGGGCGTAGCACATGTACACGCCAAGTTGATGCCGCTTCATGGTGATTTGGCAAAGGGAATTGGCTCGCCAGTGTCACACGAGCAAGCGTTTTATGAGGAATATCCTGGCTGGTTAACCACGGCTGACGGTCCGAAAATGGACGACGCTCAATTGGATGAAATTCAGGCGCGAATCTTAGCTGTGCAAGGTAAATAG
- a CDS encoding DNA recombination protein RmuC — protein MEIIIIILLIVITIGLGATLFVLQSKISELKNQSSVELIKTDVVELGRTIAKLNESVSDKLERSNAQVQTSVQKQLSESAKLVTDVTQRLAKLDETNKRVVDVATDLKTLQNVLQNPKQRGVFGEFYLESVLDNVLPAKQYQMQYRFKDGEIVDAVIFLDKGQVLPVDSKFSLENYNRMINAETKSEREMWLNKVKADLKGRIDETSKYIRPRENTMDFAFMFIPSESLYYDLLINNVGQGGSSRDLIEYAFRDKRVIIVSPTSFLAYLQTVLQGLRSLQIEEQAKDIQVRVGQLGVHIKKFDELMTKMGKSLSTTVGHYNNTYKELGKIDKDVVRISGGNNQAQPELIDRPTQED, from the coding sequence ATGGAAATCATTATCATTATTCTCTTAATTGTTATTACTATTGGTTTGGGTGCGACTTTATTTGTCTTACAATCAAAAATCAGCGAGCTAAAAAATCAATCATCCGTCGAGCTAATTAAAACCGATGTCGTGGAATTGGGGCGAACTATTGCGAAACTGAATGAATCCGTTAGCGATAAATTGGAGCGAAGCAATGCGCAAGTTCAAACTTCCGTGCAGAAACAATTGTCAGAAAGCGCGAAGTTGGTGACTGATGTGACGCAGAGATTGGCGAAATTGGATGAGACCAATAAGCGCGTGGTTGATGTGGCGACCGATCTGAAAACCTTGCAAAACGTGTTGCAAAACCCAAAGCAGCGTGGCGTTTTTGGGGAGTTTTATCTGGAGAGTGTGTTGGATAACGTTTTGCCAGCCAAGCAATATCAAATGCAATATCGCTTCAAGGACGGTGAAATTGTTGACGCGGTTATTTTTCTGGACAAGGGGCAGGTATTGCCGGTGGACAGTAAGTTTTCTTTGGAGAATTACAATCGCATGATTAACGCTGAGACAAAATCTGAGCGTGAAATGTGGCTAAATAAGGTGAAGGCTGACCTTAAGGGGCGAATTGACGAGACTAGCAAATACATTCGTCCGCGCGAAAACACCATGGACTTTGCCTTTATGTTTATCCCTAGCGAATCTTTGTATTACGATCTTCTGATTAATAATGTAGGTCAGGGCGGTTCGAGTCGCGATCTGATTGAATATGCGTTTCGGGACAAGCGGGTTATTATTGTTAGTCCGACTAGTTTTTTGGCGTACCTTCAGACCGTTCTTCAGGGGCTTCGTAGTCTGCAGATTGAAGAGCAGGCCAAAGACATTCAAGTTCGAGTTGGTCAATTGGGCGTTCATATTAAAAAGTTTGATGAGTTGATGACGAAAATGGGCAAGAGTTTAAGTACAACCGTTGGTCATTATAACAATACTTATAAGGAGCTAGGGAAGATTGATAAGGATGTCGTGCGAATTTCTGGTGGCAATAACCAAGCGCAGCCGGAGCTGATTGATCGGCCGACTCAAGAAGATTGA
- the trmD gene encoding tRNA (guanosine(37)-N1)-methyltransferase TrmD, translated as MRKFQVITLFPEMTTGVFNNSMMWKAQKDGIVELTTVNLREFGLGPRRQVDDTPYGGGDGMLLMIEPLWKAVEFAKYQDETAKVVLMSPRGQRWRQAKAQEEADDDRGVIFICGRYEGVDERILELVDEQWSIGDFVLTGGELAAMMMIDSIVRLIPGVLGGEKSAEIESFSDGETLEFPQYTRPEEFKGLRVPDVLLSGHHGKIAEWRAEQSRILTNKNTP; from the coding sequence ATGAGAAAGTTTCAAGTAATTACGCTTTTCCCAGAAATGACGACGGGAGTTTTTAATAATTCCATGATGTGGAAGGCTCAGAAAGACGGTATTGTAGAGCTTACGACAGTGAATTTGCGGGAGTTTGGTTTGGGTCCTCGTCGTCAAGTTGATGATACTCCTTATGGCGGCGGCGACGGGATGCTTCTTATGATCGAGCCGTTATGGAAAGCGGTGGAATTTGCGAAATATCAGGATGAAACAGCGAAGGTGGTACTAATGAGTCCGCGAGGGCAACGTTGGAGGCAGGCTAAAGCTCAGGAAGAAGCCGATGATGATAGGGGTGTGATATTTATTTGCGGGCGATACGAGGGTGTTGATGAGCGAATTTTGGAGTTGGTTGACGAACAGTGGAGTATCGGCGATTTTGTGCTGACAGGCGGAGAGTTGGCGGCAATGATGATGATTGATTCTATTGTTAGGTTGATTCCTGGAGTTTTGGGCGGCGAAAAGTCTGCGGAAATTGAAAGTTTTTCAGATGGAGAAACGTTGGAATTCCCACAATATACACGACCTGAGGAGTTTAAAGGTTTACGTGTGCCAGATGTTTTACTGAGTGGACATCACGGAAAAATTGCCGAGTGGCGCGCCGAACAATCGCGAATATTGACCAATAAAAATACCCCATAG